In Brassica napus cultivar Da-Ae chromosome A3, Da-Ae, whole genome shotgun sequence, the sequence gaaaaaaaagctcagttatttaaagaaaacaataaaaaaaaaataaaaaaaaaaggaagcaaAGAAAGTCTATAAAAAGAGACGCTTGGGGAGAGGCTTGGGTCCACTTCCATTCTTCCACTTCCTTctctaaaaaaaatacttttactGAGTCTCAGTCTCACATTAGAAATGGATTCCATCGATTTCGACAGCGTGAAAGCAGAGAAAGCCAATGCGCTGCGTCGTTTCCAGAGCATTGGTTTCCTCTTCCGCATAGCTGAGATCTGCGCTGCTCTTCTCTTCGTCTGTTGGATATTCACTTCCCTCCCTTTCGCCGTTCGAATCTCCGGCGAGTTCCTCCGCCGTCTCTCCTCCGTCGTTTCCACTCCTCTCTTCATGTTCGTCCTCACAAACTCCATCGTCGTCGCCCTTCTCACCACCAAATCCACCGTCTTCTCCGGCGGAGCAGAGGCGGATATCTACCGTGCGTTCAGCAGATCCGGAGAGAGTCGCGTCAGTTCTTCCGACGGAGATCTGACGGGAGAGACAGTCTTCTTGGACGACAAAGAGATGATCGGCGCGGAAACcgatttaaattcaaattcgaaTCCGACGGTGGCGCGTGGTGATCACGTGACGACCGAACCGGAGAAGGACTCGATTACTGTTACTGGTTTAACGAATGATCCTCCTCCGACGACGACGAAGGTCTATAAAAGAAGCAAAACGGAAATCTCTGCGAAACAGAGTCCGGAGACGGTGACGAAACCTACGCTCCGGCGATCGGAGACGGAGAAGTGCCGTGAAACCGTTGAGTCGTGCGAAGAAGTGCCGTTTCCGGAGGATAATCTAACAAACGAAGAGTTTCAGAAAACGATCGAAGCATTCATCGCGAAACAGTTGATATTCCGTCGCCGAGAATCTCTCGCCGTCGTTAtccataattaaattaaatataaataagtatatcCCGACATAACTATCTATGTTGTATGTTCGAGTTCGAACCAACAAAGCAAGCACAGTTTTGTAATAGAACGACAATGAAGAACGATCGTATCGATCTCATTTTGTTTGTGCTCCTTTCGTTGTTGGATCAAACACGTATGATTTGTTTCTGTAATGTTCGGATCAAATTTGTTGAACGATTCAGGATTAATATGAACAGTGCTTTATCTGTTTTCtgtatgttgattttttttttctggtggTCTAGTGAGTGTCACTTCCTGAACTGATAATAATAGAAACTTGAAGTAGAAGCCATGTTTCGTGAAATCATGGTATATTACCAAATTACTTTTGGTTTTAGTGCATTTCAAGAGAAGAGACTGTCGTGTGAAGTTATTAAGCATTTTTTAGTTGAGTTACTTGAGTACATACAATCAAAGACAAAAGCAATCACAACTCACACGACAATGTCAGAAACGCGATCTTGTTTATCCTCATCATAAAGCCTTACTTTTAAATCATTTGTATTATctattaaaacaatttaaattgatctAATCTACAAAAGCATGGAAAATCTATTCAAGCttcaagaaaaatattattagtctATGGAAGGAGTATATATATGTGCAGGGGCAGATGTAAATTGGTAGTGGGATCATGTGTCCTCGgctaaattttgattttttaagttatcaacttttttttttttttgtcaacaattttatttcatatccAACTCAAAGCAGAGTACTTGAAATACAAAGTCTGGGTACAACACCCTTTGCAAAAGCAACAGCTAAACATAATGCTGTGCGTAGATTATAAACACATGATAACGGAGTGAAGAGAGGAACAAGGTTTTTGAAGCTCAAGAAACCTGTAATCTCATTCAAGTCCATCCCTAAGCGCAGGGAACAGAAGGGGACGATTGAGTCCGGAAGAATCTGAAGTCTTGAGAGTCCAGTTGATATTGCTGGTTGAGAGGCTTTGTGAATCATCACCGCTTTGACGACGTGTCCAGAGCCCACTCTACTCAATAAGCGATGGAGGACACGGCCTTGCATCCACATTCCCTTTGCCGGGCAAATCTGAAAGTAACCAATTGGGAAAGACCCAGCTACAAGCTCAAAGGCGACCAAACACCTCTTTGAAGAGACTGAGAGCTGTGAGGAGAACCACCATAGCCTAAACACGCCTGAGATAAGTGAAACCATGTCCACAGAGACAGCAGTCCAAATAAAATCCTCACACTGAGGTAACAAAGTAGTATCACAACGAGTAACTTCCTCATACTGAGGTAAAGAGAGCTTCAACCTGAAACTCAAAGGGAGTGTAACATCCTCAAAAAGAGGTACAGAGCTAATCCAGGATAGCATTACCTCTTCATTCCGAATTAAAATGGGGTTCGAATTGAGATAACTAAGATCTACTAGGAGGCAAGGATCGAACAATCGTGACTCACTCCAGCAAATTAAAAACACCATACCTTGCGAGAGCTTGAAGCAAGAGAAGATAGGCCTTGACTGAGAACTGCATAAAGCAGTAGAGAGCTCCACTTCAAAATGCTGCATTGCGGTATTAAGAGCTGCCAACAGAGAGAAAATCACCACCAATATTTCAACCTTCCAAGCCCAGTCCTCAAGACTTTGAAGAGATGAGTAATGAAGGGAAGTCAGCTTGCACTCAGCTATTGATACCAATAATCTTGCAACAGATAAGGAAACCACACACGACTCTTGATGATAAATCGTTGATGCCCTTAAGGCTGACTTTAACAAAACATGTTCCACACAAGAGGTAATAATTATCGGCTTTGAAACGGGATAATGTCGAAAGGAGGAGTAACTCAGGCCAGAGTTGAGAGCTCCGGAGGGAGAAATTCCAGCCAACGAAAGATGCAGCAGAGCAGGCTGCGTGGATAGCACATCGACGTCTGGGCAGAGAGGCAGCAGGACCGGTGGAGGGTCTGGAGGATTTATCGGAAACACCACGACAAGATCCGGATCTGGTGGTTCAGGCGGCAGGGGAGGAGAACCAAACGGGACAGTTGCAGAGGAACCCATTGGAGGAGAAGAGGGAGAGCTTCGGGATGGTGAGCGAAACGTCATCAGCAGCGGAAGAGAGGCTCGTGATTAGGACAGGAGGAGCTGCACCGGAAAGAGACCTTCATTCTGGCGGAGATGCAAGCTGTGCGGCTGCCTTGGACTCCGTGCCTGAGAGAGAACCAGCTAGGGCGAACTGGGACATTCaacaactatatttttttttaagttatcaACTCAAAATCAAATATACCAAGATCAAATTTCAGGGTTATTTCTTGGTGAACATGATCTGCCATAATCTCTTCAAATTGAGTAAAAAAATGTCACATGTTCGAATCCTCAAATGTAGGATCATCTGAGTCAAATTGATATTAGTTTATACTATTAGTTCAAACTTTACAGAAATGCTCTAGATTAACTCAAAATTCATGATAATGCTTTCGATTATACAATTAGAATTCCGCTCAGGTTTACATGTTATCGTTCTGAAAGGTACACTTGTAATCTTTGGAAAATTATTTAAGTTCAAGTACGATACAGTCTAATGTGCATCTTGTATAGATTAATTATTGAAGGTGATGTGGTATATGTATCTTGATTCAAAACTAATATCAAAGCAAGACATCTTAATTATAGACAAAATGTGAATTGCTTTTTAAGTGCAATCCAAAAAGAGACCATCGTCTTTTGAAATTAGTTAGCATTTTGGTTGAGTACATAATATTTTGGTTGAGTACATAATGCCTACTCACAATGAAAGACAAAAGCAATCACAACTCACACGACAATGTCAGAAACGAGATCTTGTTTGTCCGCATCAATTATcatcataaaaattaatttttaattattgtatcaTCTATAGAAACAAAATGAATATAAATCTAATCTCTGAAAAATCATTGGTAAATTCACGCTAtatgttttcaagaaaataatttattatccCGTGGAAGGACTACCTGTTATATATCGTTCTGAAAGGTATAGTTGTAATATTTAGaagattatataaatttatatacgaTACAATCTAATGTGTATCTTGTACTGATTAATCTTTGAAAGTGATGTAGTTTATGTATCTGGATACATACCAATATCTAGAGTGAGAATTATTCGATGAATTAATTTGTAGGCTGGCATCAAACAACTATTTGGTAAACATTAgtgaaaaatcattttttgtgTGATAAAAACGATATGCAGAGCACGgtgtaaatattttgaaaaggaacatatttcatttttataagtttttcaTGGGAATGATCGATGGTCACATAAGTCGTTCAATAATCTATATAATACATTCCAAGTTGAAAGTGAAGTAATTTCTGTAGCCGTAGAGTGTCTGGTAGGTGCGTCTTAGCACTAATCATAGTGCAATAATATTGAATTGCAAAAGTATTCTGTAAATGCACTTTTATGCAGACACGAGGATAAATTAAGATGAGAAGTGACTTTCTTTTTCACCAAGACCCGTAATCTCtgctgataattttttttaactctgaaatattattaaatctatCATAATAAGATACATTATAGATTACAAAAATCAGCAAAAAATAGTGATTTCTGCGAAAATAATAGCccaaaagaagaagacacaAGTTAACAATGAAGTAGAATAATACGAAGAAATAATCTTCtattctccttttcttttccaATGTATATTCGTGATTattttttcagaattttaatgatataattGTATAAATTATGGATTGTCGCTTAATTTGTTTTAGGATCTTTATCTTAGATGATTAGCAACAATATGATTGTCTACAGCACGTCACCACGAACGACTATTGGCCTATTGTTATTTTGGTTggatttatcttctttttccttAGAGGTTATAGATTTATACATAACTAGTAGTATATAGCACATGTTCATTTAAAGTAAAACTGGCATGCACTACGTTGACGTAGtgaaaaataaagattatatTTACGAATATTTTCATGAGTAACTACACTTTCACTGTTCCAAATAATCTCCTTCCTTATTTTAAAATGTACTTTCACCGCAGGCTCATAGCTCGGGGAGCAGATGAACGAAAACACATTCaccttttctttattatttcatttaggTAATTACAAAAAGGAGCTAGGACACATGCATTATTATGCGTATCATGGATGCATGAACGAAAACAGGAAAGCTAAGGATGTTGACGtaaatcaatatatagtatttttggGTCCAAGCCTATGAGCTGTAGATATTTGCCCCACAATTATATCAGCGGTCGACGAAAAGATAAAAATTCTCTAAATGGCAATCCCCATATCAAATTACATTTAGGGTGTATTCGCCGGCCGGATCCTAGGCGTCACTAGTCACACTAACAGTGTATCACTGTAAACAggtatttttgatttatttcaaattatagaAGTATATAGAATGATATAAAAGatccaaataatattaataaatattgtaaatttatcATACagaaatatttacatatatgtttgaatttatttagttgttttatatatatcacgtggaactgatttgaaagtaataTACAAGCCATCACACTTAAAGTTATTATTGTATTTGATCATATGGTGGAAACAACATGGTGTTCGGTATAGTGGTTAAACTCTTATATCAACTAATAGAAATGTTATAGGTTATGTATGTATTCGACCTTTTCTAATCTTTTCTCTAATACTTCTTTTGAGAGAAAAATGACCCACACGTCAAGACAGTCTTTGTTTACTATTTTTCTCATCTTCCTTCGACGTACGTTCTGTTCTCTTGTCGATAAATCCGAAAAGCCTCATGACCAAGTCACTGGACCCCTTCTAAAACTCGActtcccttcttcttttttcattaTTCTATCAAAAAGAAACGTCAATGTTGTTGCAACGGGAGGATCCTCGCTTATTCCTTGCGTCCACCAATAATAAAACTCTTGAGTTTTTAGGTTGAACACAAACTCTAACAAAGAAAATGATGAGTTCCTCTGACTCTTCTTCTGCTGAATCTCGTCTAGCCACGGCTAAGACGGTTCTCACAACCGCGGCCTCGGTGGCTGCAACCGCAATGCTAGCTAAATCACTAGTCCAAGACTATTTGCCTGACGAGGTGCACCAATACATCTCCTATGGCTTCCGCATCTTCTTTGGCTACTTCTCTTCTCAAATGACAATAATCATCGAAGAGTTTGAAGGGTTTGTCCACAACGAAGTCTTCGAGGCCGCGGAGGCCTATCTAGCCACCAAGATCTCTCCTTCTAACAAAAGAATCAAAGTCAGCAAacatgaaaaagaaaacaactaCAACGTCACCGTGGAACGTGACGAGGAAGTTATGGATACCTTCAATGGCGTCAAGTTCAGATGGGTCCTCCATTGCCACCAGGTTGAGTCCAAGAACTTCCACAACCCGCGGGATCTAAACTCAACACTAAAATCCGAAGTACGATCATTCGAGCTTAGCTTCCACAAGAAGTTCAAGAACATGGCTCTTGACTCTTACTTACCCTTCATGGTCAAAAGAGCCACGTTGGTGAAGCAAGAGAAGAAAACTCTCAAGATCTTCACTCTTGACCCGGAGAACATGTATGGGACTTACTCTGACGCTTGGACCTCTGTGATTCTTGACCACCCTTCCACCTTCAAAACGCTAGCAATGGATTCAGATGCCAAGAGAAATGTGATGGAAGATCTAGACCAGTTTGTGCAGCGAAGAGACTTCTATAAAAAGGTTGGCAAAGCTTGGAAGAGAGGTTACTTGTTGTACGGTCCACCAGGTACAGGGAAGTCAAGTTTGATAGCAGCCATGGCTAATCATCTCAACTTTGATATATATGACTTAGAGTTGAGTGCGGTGAACAACAATTCGGAGCTCCGGAGATTGCTGATTGCTACCGCTAACCGCTCTATTCTTGTTGTGGAAGATATCGATTGTTCCATCGAGTTGAAAGATAGAACAACTGATGAACCTACTCGAGAATCAGACGACGGTAACGACACACGTTACAAAAAAGTGACGCTCTCTGGACtgctaaattttattgatggtCTCTGGTCAAGTTGTGGCGACGAAAGGATAATAGTATTCACAACGAACTACAAAGAGAAGCTAGATGCAGCGTTGTTGAGGCCAGGACGCATGGACATGCACATCCACATGTCGTATTGCACGCCGAGTGCTTTCAAAGCTCTTGTTTTAAACTATTTAGAGATCAATGAGCATAAGCTTTTCAGCAAGATCGAGGAAGGTATTGAGGCAACACAAGTTAGTCCAGCAGAGATAGCTGAACAACTCATGAGGAATGAGAATGTTGATAAGATTCTTGAGGGTTTGATTGAGTTCTTGAAAGTCAAAAAGATCGAAAATGAAGATGAGGCTAAGAAGGAAGAGCAAGAATTGGAGAACAAAGGCAGTACCACCCAAGGCAAAGAATTGGAGGTCAAGAAAAACGTAGAGGTTGATGACCAGCTTATTAGAAGCGAGTAAAATTAACTTTTGAAATTAGAAGATGATTAAATAAATGATGATATTACATATCAAATTTGATAAGTGTATTTGAGATGATATAACATATCAAATTTGTAAGCAAGTCATGGATCTAGATACAACGCTGCTTACACAAGAAAAGCTCCATAGCACATGATGACCTTGATTGGTAACCTGCTGAAAGGCGGGCGGAATTGCATCAAAAAACGCAAATTCCACAAGAATTTTACCAATTAGATGAATGTGGACGAAACACTACCACACAGGACCTGATTTATGGAAACGTGTTTAAGCAAaccgttcaatttttttatgtatCAGCAACAATAACCATGGTGCATTACATATAGCAGCTTACAAAGTCATGTAGCATTTGACAGTTTGGATATTATATCGAAATTTCATTTCCTAATAACATATGAGAAAAGAGCAAAAAGGTAAAAACAGAGACAAACAGCAATGCAAATCTGTGATGTAAGCTTGGTTTATCAGTCAGAGTCAGAGTCAAGATTCTCTGAAGACCTAACCGAACGCCTTATGCTCTCTTGGTATTCcgcatcttcatcatcttcctctttcttcttcttgctaaGCATTCCTGTTTAAATGATTTTCCACATTTTAGAAAAACAATACCCTTATCTAAACTGTATTTACTAAAAAGATGGATCCACACCTTTTTTAATCAGAACGTTCTCAAGTTTAGTAGTGGTGAAATCATCCTTTGTGCCTAGATCCTGGAACCCAACTAGCCTATCTATGGCGACTCCCTTGCTAAGAatgataaaaaagaagaagccatatTCTATCAGTGCAAAAAGCTTAGCAACAAACCATTTAATCTAAGAATGAATCAAAAGAGATGAAACCTGAAGAGCAAAACGCAAGGCAAGGTCTTTATTGCTAGCTTGGTGACAAAGAAAGGAGCATTCTGCATTTATAATATCAGCTAAGCATTAGATTCACAACCcttttatctaatctttcagtCAAGTGGTTCACTGACCTCTGCATCCACTCTAATGAACTTAGTATCCACATGTCTAGGCGCAAGAGTCTTCAGATGCTTGTCCATAATCCTATACATTAGATTCTGTATGAGCTTAAACATACCATAAGATAAAAGCAAAAAGAAGTAAGAAGATTTCTTACTTGCAGCGGTAAAACTCCTTGTGGTAGAAATGACAAATAACATTCTGACTCCTGGTGACTTCCCCCAAGAAATCACCCTCGCTTACCTCTCGATATTCACCATGTCCTTGTCTTTTAAACGCTTCTCTCTTCTCAACTTCTCTCTGTTGGAGGTTAAGCTCAATACCAATACAATACAAACAAGCATATCTAAATAAGCCAAAAGTGTGTCATCAACCTTGAGTGCAGCAATCCTATCAGCGTGCAGTTTTTCTAGCTCTGGATCCTACAAAAAACATGAGAGTCTACCGTTAGAGACAGAAGCTTCAAGATAGGATAAAAGATTGTAGCAAGAAACAATTGCACTTACATCCATAAGTTCATCAAGATCAACCTCCTCATTGACAGGGTTTGATGATTGCGCCTTCTCATTTGCAAGAACTTCCTGCACACACAGCCGTATAATGAACAATAACATCATAAACATACAAATAATCACATGTTACTGtctaaaataaaacagaaactcATGAAGTTTACACCTTTTACAgacacaacaaaaataaaacacagaTGAATCCATTTCGTAACACAGATCAGAACCACTTGTCTGAATATAATatccatgaaaaaaaaaagccacCAAAACGAAGACTTCAAATCGTACAATTTTCTAGAAACCTTGAGAAAAAGGCATCGTCGCATTTGATGGATTTTAATACTCAAATATAGAAATGGATTTAACCTTTTTGTAGTCTCTAGCAGCTGCAGCCAATACATTTCCGAACGCCAGATTCGAGAGTGTCGACTTGACTGCATCCGGATCCATCTTCCGAGCccaaaaggtaaaaaaaagcTTCAATTTTCGGATTCAGAAATAGAAAGTTAACGCTCCCCCGAGATTTTTCTTACTggtgataaaataaaaacagcTTGAGCAAATCGAAATTGGAGTTTCTTATTGCTTGCTTCAATTTCAAATCTGGAGCggaataataacaaaataatccCAAAATCAAAAGATGAACACCAAAGGTGGAAAACACAGCTGAAACGACGGCGTTTACACAAGTAGATCATTAGGGCCGCCGGTTCAAGCCCTTCGTAGGCCCATACGGCCCAAATAAGTTATTTATGCTATTATACCTTGATCAGCAAACCAAGCAAAGACTTCCTTTTATTACAGAGCGGATGAAATTTTTGATATCAACGTGATGTAGAAAAAGAGACGAGGCTTATATATAGGTCCACATGTGGAAGCTCGCTAGATAATTATCATGATTCAGAAGAGACATATCTACCATAAAACAGAAGATAAGGTATAGAAACTTATGGAACAAGAACACACATGGATGGTATATCAGATTAGGTAACTGTCTTTCTTACTTTATTAACCTTTATTTTGCCAAGAATATCACACTAGGCTTCATTATTGGATACACATTAGTAGTTTAATCGAATACTAGCATCATAGTTTCTTCTTTATAAGGCCATAAAAACGGCATGATGTTTTTACTCAGTTGTGCGTAACTTGTTGAAGAAGGAAAGAATCTCCTCCGAGACTTGTTTAGACTTCTCTTGCTGGATAaaatgatgaccatcctcaataACAACAACCTCAACGTTAGGTACAATGCTCTTGAACATCTCTCCCTTCACATACTCCATCGTCTCTTTAGCTCCTATGTCTCTGCCTCCGGCAATAAACTTTGTCGGAACAAGGATCTTGGAGCCTTCCCACGGCGCCAATATCTCCCAGTTCCTAAAGAATTTCCCCACACTTTCAACAACTGCTAACGGTAAGGAAACTACAGGTTTTGAAAACTTACAGATCCATGGCTCTGTAGTAATTCAACGGACCAGTGAATCCACTTTTCTGAAACTTGTCTGCATAAACCTGAATCTCTTCTTCGGTTATCCACTCCGGAATCTTCGATGGAATCTCAAGATCATCGATGATCTCTGTACCAGGAGGAGCCACCATGAAATCTGTTCTCGTTGTCAGCAAGAACTTCTTCATAACTGTCTTACAATCATGCTTGGCAAATGCTGCTTCAGCTCTTCCAGGTTTCTTGTGAAACAAGGAAGTGAATCAAACGAAGACAATAGAAACAAACACACAACAAATCTTGAAAGTTACCTGAAACTGAGTGATGTATAACCCATCTCCAAAGGTTTTTGAAAACTCTGAAGGTTTGAGGTTTGGATCTCTTGGAGAATATGGAACAGAGAGACTTATGAAACCCTTGACTCTGTCTGGTCTGAACAAGCATAGAGACCAACCTATGACTGATCCCCAGTCATGTCCAGCCACAAAAGCTTGAGCAGTGTCGTAGTGATCAAGCAAACCGATGACATCAGCGACGAGGTGGCTCACAGTGTAAGACTCGTGGCTCGGAAGAAACTCGGAGTCCCCGTAGCCTCTGAGATCTGGAGCGACAACGTGGTAGCCATGGCTAGACAAGAAATCGATCTGGTGACGCCACGAGAACCATGTCTCGGGGAAGCCATGGAGTAATAGAACCAACGGTCCTCCATCGTCTCCTTTCTCAGCAACGTTTAACCAAATCCCGTTGGTCttgatcttcttctctctcgCTAAGCTTGTTGTCATGATTCTTGATCTGATGTGAGAAATGAAAAAGCAGCGACCTAGTGTACACTTTTATTACaagattttgagattttgaATGCACGTAACAATCTCTAGTCACGAAACAAGAAACACATGACTGGTTATAAAGATCAGAAACGTCAAGTAACTCTCGGTTCTTACAAAACAGTAGAGGGACAAGAGTGAGTGAATCTCGGCAACACAACAAAGAGTTAGGAGCAAAACCTAGCTCAAAAGAAATAGATttattctatgttttttttttggatgaagGAAAGCAAAATTTAAGAGGACAttgacttcttcttctcttcttcgaGTCGCTGAAGCTCAGCCAGCCTTTCCTCCCAAGCTCGCTCCCTTGCGACTTTAGCCATCTTACGTTCCACttccttgattctcttcttcctcttcgccTCTTGCACCAGCCCTTGCCTCTTCTTTTTCTCAGACTGCGAAAAGTATTTCCATTTCATTTg encodes:
- the LOC106444319 gene encoding uncharacterized protein LOC106444319, whose translation is MDSIDFDSVKAEKANALRRFQSIGFLFRIAEICAALLFVCWIFTSLPFAVRISGEFLRRLSSVVSTPLFMFVLTNSIVVALLTTKSTVFSGGAEADIYRAFSRSGESRVSSSDGDLTGETVFLDDKEMIGAETDLNSNSNPTVARGDHVTTEPEKDSITVTGLTNDPPPTTTKVYKRSKTEISAKQSPETVTKPTLRRSETEKCRETVESCEEVPFPEDNLTNEEFQKTIEAFIAKQLIFRRRESLAVVIHN
- the LOC125607093 gene encoding uncharacterized protein LOC125607093 — protein: MTFRSPSRSSPSSPPMGSSATVPFGSPPLPPEPPDPDLVVVFPINPPDPPPVLLPLCPDVDVLSTQPALLHLSLAGISPSGALNSGLSYSSFRHYPVSKPIIITSCVEHVLLKSALRASTIYHQESCVVSLSVARLLVSIAECKLTSLHYSSLQSLEDWAWKVEILVVIFSLLAALNTAMQHFEVELSTALCSSQSRPIFSCFKLSQGYGGSPHSSQSLQRGVWSPLSL
- the LOC106442460 gene encoding protein HYPER-SENSITIVITY-RELATED 4-like; protein product: MMSSSDSSSAESRLATAKTVLTTAASVAATAMLAKSLVQDYLPDEVHQYISYGFRIFFGYFSSQMTIIIEEFEGFVHNEVFEAAEAYLATKISPSNKRIKVSKHEKENNYNVTVERDEEVMDTFNGVKFRWVLHCHQVESKNFHNPRDLNSTLKSEVRSFELSFHKKFKNMALDSYLPFMVKRATLVKQEKKTLKIFTLDPENMYGTYSDAWTSVILDHPSTFKTLAMDSDAKRNVMEDLDQFVQRRDFYKKVGKAWKRGYLLYGPPGTGKSSLIAAMANHLNFDIYDLELSAVNNNSELRRLLIATANRSILVVEDIDCSIELKDRTTDEPTRESDDGNDTRYKKVTLSGLLNFIDGLWSSCGDERIIVFTTNYKEKLDAALLRPGRMDMHIHMSYCTPSAFKALVLNYLEINEHKLFSKIEEGIEATQVSPAEIAEQLMRNENVDKILEGLIEFLKVKKIENEDEAKKEEQELENKGSTTQGKELEVKKNVEVDDQLIRSE
- the LOC106444321 gene encoding thioredoxin domain-containing protein PLP3A: MDPDAVKSTLSNLAFGNVLAAAARDYKKEVLANEKAQSSNPVNEEVDLDELMDDPELEKLHADRIAALKREVEKREAFKRQGHGEYREVSEGDFLGEVTRSQNVICHFYHKEFYRCKIMDKHLKTLAPRHVDTKFIRVDAENAPFFVTKLAIKTLPCVLLFSKGVAIDRLVGFQDLGTKDDFTTTKLENVLIKKGMLSKKKKEEDDEDAEYQESIRRSVRSSENLDSDSD
- the LOC106440020 gene encoding epoxide hydrolase A-like, which produces MTTSLAREKKIKTNGIWLNVAEKGDDGGPLVLLLHGFPETWFSWRHQIDFLSSHGYHVVAPDLRGYGDSEFLPSHESYTVSHLVADVIGLLDHYDTAQAFVAGHDWGSVIGWSLCLFRPDRVKGFISLSVPYSPRDPNLKPSEFSKTFGDGLYITQFQKPGRAEAAFAKHDCKTVMKKFLLTTRTDFMVAPPGTEIIDDLEIPSKIPEWITEEEIQVYADKFQKSGFTGPLNYYRAMDLNWEILAPWEGSKILVPTKFIAGGRDIGAKETMEYVKGEMFKSIVPNVEVVVIEDGHHFIQQEKSKQVSEEILSFFNKLRTTE